CTAGAAACACGTTTTTCGTGAAAAGAatgcatttttttacaaaagaagAGTGAGACTATGCAACTGACATAAATTTTCACTCTTGTCATTATTTTATGTTGTTGATATTCTATTTTTAGCACACTGATGACATCATTATCTCGTGACCCCATGACGTCATATCGAGGCTCTTTTATCTGAAACCTCTTTCGGAGAAAGACAGTTGTCATTTCGGACACAAGAACGTACATTTTCCAAACGGTACCACACCTTTTGTTGGAATATTCTCAGGGTAAGTATTTGCTGTGAACATCACCTGTACCCATTTTTTCCCATAGTAATATCCAACGTTGATATGCGACAGCGTTCTTTCTGTAAAACCGTTGTCCAAATCTCCATGTTATTGACCAACGTTTTGAAACCTAAACAATCAGCTGATATTATTATGTAGCTGTATGGCCTAGCCTTGGCACCTAGTTATGGCACCTTTGATCAATAGCAAGTTCATGTTGATGATGTGATTGAGCCTTTGTAGATCCAACAATCACAAAATCTGGAACAACTTTTGGTGCACCCGCCGCGGGAGgaacaattttgatgaaaccCTTCAAGTCAAGCCGCAGTCATAGTCACCAGAAACGTATCACTTACTGTACGTTCTTTTCCGAATtcagtatgtatgtaagtgGAAATTCATGTTGAAAGCgaagaaaaacagaaagaatTTGGAAGCAGGATGTATAATTTCAGTGTACATAATAAGTAATAACTTTcacattttcagtatttttatgaACCCTCATTTAGCTGTAGTCATACCGTGTAAATTTTAGTACATGACCATGTTGTGCCCTTACAACTCGTGACTACTCGGAATATTCTCGCTGATTTACCACCGATCGTGGCAAATGACGCACGTGATACCCAGTGACACTGAGTCATTCTTGTGCTCGGCGTCCTCAACAACTGATAGTTACCTGTatgaattaaataattttttgattgtTTCCAAAAAAGTCTTTGTCAGACTCTTGAGCGAAAGTGTTTGTCGGTACGCCCAGTATGTGTTCGAATGTCGTATCGAAATGAGGTAGCGCGATGTGTGCAATACAATACAGGAAACTTCCTTTAAATAATGACTGCAGCTTACTGTCAAAGTATCTTGATAGGACAATTCGATGCTAATGACACCAAATGCTTATTACCAGCAAATTTAATTCTATTCCAAACTTAGCATTTGCTTATTTTGTTTTCCTCTGCATGTTCAGTCCTTAAACATTTGAAAGGTACCCTGTATCCATTGAAGTGAGCTTTAGCCTCAATTTCAATGACAGGATCTTCCATTTATGTACTTCCATCACTACTATTTAACGATGGATGGAATCGTTCACTATTTAGCTGCCTAGATCCATTGCAGACCCAACACAGTGAGGCGTATTATTGAAGTATAAATATCGTTTTGTGTGTAGAATCATGTCTGTGTGATGTTGAACATTAAtattgacatgaaatgattaaGTACCACCACATAAAACTGAGCTAATTATTAAACACTTAACTGTCCCGGATATTCCCAATTCAGTTTTTTTAAGAATTACCTGTTTAATTCTATTGGCAAAGAGTCAATTGCTTACAACGTGTAAattgtctcagaattttttttttagagtAACAATCCTGTTTTTCAAAAAAGGCAAACAAAAAGAATTAAAAATTGTTACGGCCCAATTTGAAGTATTGTACTTGTCTTATGAAATTACATGGTCCATCATCAATTACATTGTTTATTACAAATAGTATATGTGCTTTGTTACATTGTTAATtaaattgttattattattgttttgtaTCATGTGACCAAGAGCCTTTATATGCAAGCTTTATTGTTCTAAATTAGATATGTAGTACTAGGAGTTCAGTGTCTATTATCCTCTCGTATACAGTGTAGTTGAATTTGTAAAAGTTCTCATTTGAACCCAtgacatttcacaaaatgtgaGAACTCAAGTTCAAAGCAGCTACTGTACTGATAATATGCACCATTCTCCCAAGGAGTTTCTTAAAGCATAGCAATCAGTTTGCATAATGATATAATTAATTGTTCTGTCAATGAATTTCTattgttttaccaaaattaAAGAGTAGTAGACACTATATTCAAattgctctggggagaacactgactTGAATTGTTtttgatagtttaaaagtaaattCAGACTGTTGATGAGCATTGAATAGATGACATACCAAATCAAATCAAACCTGCAGACAGTATTTTATCTGGAACTTAATGAAGAATTACACATATTTTAAGATAAATTCAGTCTTATGATTGTGTACTGTGTAGCCAAACATTTGAGGAACATTGTTAATAATGACAATTCTTTCCCTGTTGTTGATATTTACAGTTTGAGAACCAGGAAGTCAAAATGTCTCTGTATCCATCTTTAGAGGACATGAAAGTGGACCAAATGCAAAAGGTATGTCATATGCAAGATTAATTTGTATTTCATTCTAAAAACAGGTTGGTCAGATATATCAGGGAGATACTGGTGTGATAGGTACAGTGTGTCCATTCTGATAGAGACAGTGTACGTACATGTTGACCGGGCATCAAAGATACATGAAAAGAGAATCAAGCCATTCACAACTTTCAACACATCATGTTATAAAGGTGGATTTCACTTCCTTGTGTgttattattatgtaaattagaaGAATGTGTGTTCCGAGTATAGATGGTACAGGTAGGAAAGTTTGAATGGCTGACTGTCTTATGGAAATGTTTTACTTGTATTGCTTTGAAAGCACTCAAGATATCATTGACCTTGAAATAGAAGTACACAGGGTAATACACATATTTTGCCCAGGGAAACTTTGTACATCATGCAGTGACATAAATTgtcagtgcaaatttttttcccATATTTGGGATCCTGACAGCCTTAGATGTGTTAGAAATTCATACCGTATTTGCTGCCGTTCCCTGTATTATGAATTGAAATATCTCTTTATTGTAATGAAATCAAGTTCATTAACATTATTTCTTTTTGAGGTATTCAAAATACAGTATAACTTCACTCAAGATTGAACTATGATAAATCCGTAATCAATCTACAACACTTGACTGTAGACCCTGTTGTCTCtccaatatttatatatgttcaTGTCTTCTTTCAGGCCCAGGTCCAACATCACCATGCAGCTCAAGCGGCTATTGCAGCAAGTCAGCCAGCACCAGGCTATCCAGCACAGCCTGGTGGGCCAGGCTATCCAACACAGCCTGGTGGACCAGGATATCCAACACAGCCACCAGCAGCAGCAGCACCTCAATCATCATTGTATCCATCATTGGAAGAGTACATGGGACTGAATCTGACACCAGAATTTGTGGCACAAACCATGCCAGTAGTTGCCCGTAATCCACAGGTGTGTGTGTTTAGAGATAAAAACAATTATGGTTTAtcataaatttttgtttttgtacatATATCTTACTTGTGTTTAAGTTCAGTATACTatttcattttgtgatatttttgctTGAACTCGACTCATGCAGATCTAAGCATACTATGGATTGTGTTTGCATGAACACTTATGGCAGCAGTCACTGTAGCATAATTCTCAACATTTACAAAGTTGCTttggtgtttttcaaaatagcCTGTTGCTGTGAGGCAGACATCTGGAATGGTTGCACCAGTGAGTGGCAATGATAACTTGGGTATGAGACGGGCTGAAGTCAAACAGGGTGTTCGTGAAATCGTAACATGCAAAGATGGAGACGGCAGAATTGGACTGAGAGTGAGGGCAGTCAGCAAGGTAAGAAATTgttcattaattaattaatcaattaactAATCTGGTTATTGAGAAAATCTTATGAAAGACAAGTGTCAATATCAGGTTCTTTTGAAATGTGTGTATCTCAAATTGATGACACTaatatgttttgaaacaaattgcTTTCAAATTGTAGTAAAACAGGACAGtgaaaaaaagtttttaaatttttcaacaTCACAGTTGTCTGAAGAATTTTAAAGGTTGGAATATTTGTCTCTATCTCATACTCTGGGCTGCATTGTTAATTTGTTTAATTCAGGGAATGgctttctgtaatattttgcgCCAAATTACTTTCTGTGATGGccaaaaatgatgacaaaaacctgaagaattgtgatattttgttaaatttttatgCAATGCTGCGGTATTTTCCTCATTAAACTTAGCAGTGCAGTCTTCCCCTATCTACAAATtgatttgttattattttttctctcCCCAGGGTGTCTTTGTTCAGTTTGTACACAAGAACACCCCAGCAGCCCTGGCCGGACTGAGGTTTGGTGATCAGATCTTGCAGATCAATGGAGAGAATGTTGCCGGATGGGACACAGATAAAACCATGAAATACTTGAAGAAATGCAATCCAGAGAGGATTGTCTTTGCTGTCAGAGACAGGTAGGTCATCAACTCTTCCACCCCCTCATTTCTGTGTGATGAGGTCCTACTCTGCCATAGCCAAGAATAGGGTTAGGCTGTACCAAACTGTGAGTGAGGGGGGCTAAATATCCTGCCACAGACACTGGTAATAGGACTCTATCTGTGTTGTATCCGGTTGTAATAATTCTCTGACGTGCAGCAATGTGACTGTGATGAATTCACTGTACAGAACTTTACAGAGTGTGTATGTACAGTAATTGTACGGAAATAATTTCAATACACAGCTTACTTCACGCGTACATGTAATGTCTAAAAGCAGTGTAGAACCAGTCATGTACATTCATTCCTGTGTCGTGTAATCCATGAATGTATTACTACGTAACTGAGATTGCTGTTGGTATTGATCATGTCAGACTGATCACAAGATCAGTTTAATGTTTAGTTCCTGATAAGGATTGAGATATGATCAGATCACAGAGTTGTGAATGGACAGTGCCTGACTATGAGTCAGCCAAAACATAGCAAGTGGTTGAAAAGACTGTTCCATGTAATCAGCCCTCAACTCTGTGAGTAAACGGTTCTGACTCAAAgactttaaaatgtttaaacaatgtattgtttctgaATATCAAATAAATAGTCAATATAGTTTCATTTTAAACTCTGAAGGTGAAAGAGTGGtaaatattgacaatatttcTATCAGTGAAGGATGAGCCAGATCTGTAAGTTTCCAGTGAATAAACTACAGCTTTTGCTCATTTTATGAGAGTAAGAAAATCAagagattgatgaggtacatgtttttttaattttcttcagGCCATTTGAACGTTCAATCACACTGCAGAAGGACAGTGCTGGCTATGTTGGCTTTGTCTATAAAAATGGAGAAATCACCAAGATTGCTAAAGATACGTCGGCAGCAAGGAATGGACTGCTCATTGACCACATTATGGTTGAAGTCAATGGCCAAAATGTTATTGGATTGAAGGTATGTGTCTCTCCTATGGTTTAACTTTGTTCAGCCTAATTCCCTGTACACAGGCTCTAGACccaccattgataacagtggGTTTTGGCCAAAAAATAGTATTTAAAGGGTTGTGGTAAAATGTGCTTCAGAGACAGACatcttaaagctcttggagtaagaaaagttttcaccatcttagttttttgaaaatcaaaaatgtatttttctctaTCGCGTTAACGCTCGGGTAggggccatttcgaatttcaaatgtttgtaAATCTTTACAGAAACATACACACTATTGAACTTTGTTCCCTCATAGCCAATGTGATGCACCAATGACTCAATGGTGTTCTCTTTTGATGCCAGtaaattattaaagttatggtGTAGGGATGAATCaaggaaatttcaagaaatttgtaACTCGTCTCAGATATTCCAGAAATCTTGAAAAAGCAGCAGGCACAATGCTTTGAATACTGATCAATCCAATAGTTTTCATTGTTTGGCATATGTACCATACTTTAGAGTTTAAAATTAAAGTAGACAAAAACTGTTTGAATTCGGTAGCGTTTTATCTCATATTGCCAAAACTTGTAATGTATCCAAAGCTGCAGGGGTTGTCATGTTTAATAATTTACAACAGTGGGTAAATAATCCCAGCCACAATATTTCATCCAATGTTGATATTGTTTTCTTTGCTGCTAGTATGTTTAAAATAGCAGTTTCCGTGTTTACATTAAATTATATATACTGTCAAAATTGAGTAAAATCTTTATTTGTTGTATCTGTATTAATGCTCCTCacagacagatattttgactcaaatttttacaattcttttctgatatacaacttTTCAGGGTTCATTTTATGCTCAaggagaaagaaaacttttcactggattagtttttcgaaatttgaaaattttatttttctccatagagttaacacagggatgctggctattttgaatattaaatatcggtaaatcttgggttatttgtttgtctagaaccaaaatttgcacgttgaccaatttttattcctgattttgaaagagaattgttgaaagattcctaaggaaagtttgagcaaaagtttaagtctttcactttcaacgtACATACTACCTTATGGCATATTGACAGCTTATTCTCagtgcatttttgaaaatcatggaAACCGTAAAAGTTTGTGTGAATAAAATATTTGCTGTCTGATTGATACGTTTTATGATTGAAAGGGAACATTGCTTAATGCCCCCAAGGCAAGAATAGCAAAGCGTGGGGATACTAAGTGCACATGTAATGACCATTCCATAGTCTTTCAAATCAAGGTAATAATTTCACATTCTTGACCGGCTTATGAAATCATTTTAAGGAATCTTGTCTTTGTCCTTTTCCACCGTAGGATTCCGAGATTTCCGAGATCATCTCAGTGGCTGGAAGGACAATCACACTCACCATTATTCCAAAGTTTATCTACAATCACATGATGAAGAGGTATGTGTTGCCATAATTCTTGTTGTCACCATATGAGTAAACCTCGTCCTTGACCCCATGACTTCCGTTTCCTGTTTTGTGGTCTGACCACCCCTTGGTAAACACTGGTGATGAAACCACCACAGTCCTGGTAGGGTGAATGCTGAAAGAGGTATTGCCTGTGTTAGTAACCACATCTGCTGTATCCCAGCCACTGTTCACTTCACTGTGGGAATTTAGCATTTCAGAAAAGCTGTTGGCATGGATGTGTCTTCCAGGATTGTGTTCGAAAAGTTGATGAATACTGGTATCCCATTGAGTCTTGTTTTGCATACTAAGATTTAAAacacatttcatatttttcattttagtaTTGGAGATTCTCTCGTCAAGAAGAACATGGACCATTCCATTCCTGATGTGTAAAGACCCAGCCAGTATTTGAATGGTTCCCTAGACTGCGATCAAAACAACGTCACacaaagcgtagtaaaatctgTTTTCTAAAGTGTAGCAAAACAGTTATTACACTAGCAAAAACAACAAAGAAAGTAGGATTTGTTTTTGCTTGATgaacatttacaaatattgatgCCTTTTGTATCCAGTATTAGTGATACTATAGCTGTTGGTTCTCTGTAAAACTTAATTAGGGTTTATATACTCAAACTCTGTGTGTCCTTGCTAGCTCTGTGGTAggatttacaaaaaataaaaccccTATCAATTCGACTACTCTATTAATTCGAGCacccaatttttttctcaaaatgtaattttattttaacctTATCATTTTGACCATGACACTGATGGAAATTGAGACTTTCTCAATCTCTAATAATTTGACAAACAAACTCATGACATGctactttgaacattttattttcaataaaatacacagaacaataTAATGTACAGCACAGAATGTACAAGTCAGGACTTCAGGAAAATCATCTTTATATGTttcaatcatccaagatggtaggcatatcacttatgaactaaaaaagttgaaatccctaataattcaaccactaaaattattttggctttgttacTTTTCTAGTAATTCAACTACCAGTATTTGaaatcattattattttttctggtcgaattgatagtgTTTTTATGGTATGTCATAGTCATGGTTCACCTTTAGAATTGATGAATATCtccagtttttttttaatataaaacCTGTTTTAAGGGGAGTGGTTAAAATTTAATACTAAATATCTACTGTTAATTTCACAAGTTTCAACACGTACAAGGGTTAAGGAGGGGTTGGTCGGGGGTGGTGGGGGAATTTGTTGTTATCACCCAATTTCCAGTAGAGAGGCTTCACAGAGCGTTATAACAGATAGTAATATGAACTTCATAACAAGGATGTCCATATATATGGGAAAATTATGTTATAGATGTTACGTGATGAAAATTTGTCGTGAGTCCTGTCCTAATGCCTTGGCTTAAAATTGCAAGTTGCGAAGAATAGACTCAGTA
The DNA window shown above is from Ptychodera flava strain L36383 chromosome 5, AS_Pfla_20210202, whole genome shotgun sequence and carries:
- the LOC139133653 gene encoding syntenin-1-like; the encoded protein is MSLYPSLEDMKVDQMQKAQVQHHHAAQAAIAASQPAPGYPAQPGGPGYPTQPGGPGYPTQPPAAAAPQSSLYPSLEEYMGLNLTPEFVAQTMPVVARNPQPVAVRQTSGMVAPVSGNDNLGMRRAEVKQGVREIVTCKDGDGRIGLRVRAVSKGVFVQFVHKNTPAALAGLRFGDQILQINGENVAGWDTDKTMKYLKKCNPERIVFAVRDRPFERSITLQKDSAGYVGFVYKNGEITKIAKDTSAARNGLLIDHIMVEVNGQNVIGLKDSEISEIISVAGRTITLTIIPKFIYNHMMKSIGDSLVKKNMDHSIPDV